The DNA sequence gtaagtagctaagccctctgggatgtaatgtagcctaatgtaagtagctaagccctctgggatgtgatgtagcctaatgtaagtagctaagccctctgggatgtaatgtagcctaatgtaagtagctaagccctctgggatgtaatgtagcctaatgtaagtagctaagccctctgggatataatgtagcctaatgtaagtagctaagccctctgggatataatgtagcctaatgtaagtagtAAGCCCTCTGGGAGATATAGCCTAATGTAAGTAAGCCCTCtgggatgtgatgtagcctaatgtaagtagctaagccctctgggatgtgatgtagcctaatgtaagtaaGTAAGATATTTAGCTAAGCCTCtgggatgtgatgtagcctaatgtaagtagatatttagctaagccctctgggatgtgatgtagcctaatgtaagtagctaTCTAGCCctaagccctctgggatgtgatgtagcctaatgtaagtagctaagccctctgggatgtgatgtagcctaatgtaagtagctaagccctctgggatgtgatgtagcctaatgtaagtagctaagccctctgggatgtaatgtagcctaatgtaagtagctaagccctctgggatgtgatgtagcctaatgtaagtagctaagccctctgggatgtgatgtagcctaatgtaagtagctaagccctctgggatgtgatgtagcctaatgtaagtagctaagccctctgggatgtgatgtagcctaatgtaagtagctaagccctctgggatgtaatgtagcctaatgtaagtagctaagccctctgggatgtaatgtagcctaatgtaagtagctaagccctctgggatgtaatgtagcctaatgtaagtagctaagccctctgggatgtaatgtagcctaatgtaagtagctaagccctctgggatgtaatgtagcctaatgtaagtagctaagccctctgggatgtaatgtagcctaatgtaagtagctaagccctctgggatgtaatgtagcctaatgtaagtagctaagccctctgggatgtaatgtagcctaatgtaagtagatatctagctaagccctctgggatgtgatgtagcctaatgtaagtagatatttagctaagccctctgggatgtgatgtagcctaatgtaagtagatatctagctaagccctctgggatgtgatgtagcctaatgtaagtagctaagccctctgggatgtaatgtagcctaatgtaagtagctaagccctctgggatgtgatgtagcctaatgtaagtagctaagccctctgggatgtgatgtagcctaatgtaagtagctaagGCCTCTGGGATGTGATGTAGTCTAATGTAAGTAGCTTAGGCCTCTGGGATGTGATGTAGTCTAATGTAAGTAGCTTAGGCCTCtgggatgtgatgtagcctaatgtaagtagctaagccctctgggatgtgatgtagcctaatgtaagtagctaagccctctgggatgtgatgtagcctaatgtaagtagctaagccctctgggatgtaatgtagcctaatgtaagtagctaagccctctgggatgtgATGTAGTCTAATGTAAGTAGATATCtagctaagccctctgggatgtgatgtagcctaatgtaagtagctaagccctctgggatgtgatgtagcctaatgtaagtagctaagccctctgggatgtgATGTAGTCTAATGTAAGTAGATATCtagctaagccctctgggatgtgatgtagcctaatgtaatgCCCTCTGGGAATGTAGCCTATGTAAGTAGCCCTCtgggatgtgatgtagcctaatgtaagtagctaagcCCTCTGGGGGATGTGATgctaagccctctgggatgtgatgtagcctaatgtaagtagctaagccctctgggatgtgatgtagatgtaagtagctaagccctctgggatgtgatgtaacctaatgtaagtagctaagGCCTCTGGGATGTGATGTAGTCTAATGTAAGTAGCTAAGGCCTCTGGGATGTGATGTAGTCTAATGTAAGTAGCTAAGGCCTCTGGGATGTCATGTAGTCTAATGTAAGTAGCTTAGGCCTCTGGGATGTCATGTAGTCTAATGTAAGTAGCTTAGGCCTCtgggatgtgatgtagcctaatgtaagtagctaagccctctgggatgtgatgtagcctaatgtaagtagctaagccctctgggatgtgatgtagcctaatgtaagtagctaagccctctgggatgtgatgtagcctaAGGTAAGTAGCTAAGGCCTCTAATGTgcctaatgtagctagctaagtagccctctgggatgtgatgtagcctaatgtaagtagctaagccctctgggatgtgatgtagcctaatgtaagtagctaagccctctgggatgtgatgtagcctaAGGTAAGTAGCTAAGGCCTCtgggatgtgatgtagcctaatgtaagtagctaagccctctgggatgtgatgtagcctaatgtaagtagaTATCTAGCGAAGCCCTTTCATCCATTGTCATTTGTCATTGTGGCCAAAGCAAAGAGCAGCCAACCTCCCAGCTATATTCACTACTATATGCTCTATGATATCCCTCTAGCCTCTGCAGAGCGTAGACACATGAGTGTATTTGGATAAAtatgaaatgtctttgtttttgtctAACTGGCTAATTATTCCGTCTCCTTCTCTCCAGACCCCCAGCAGCTAACTGTCCCTGAAGAGGAGGTTCCccctgagcagcagcactgtgagcaggagtggagccccagtctgggGCAGCAGGACACAGAGGCCacacagattaaagaggaacaggaggaactCGGGACGAGTCAGGAGGAACTCGGGACGAGTCAGGAGGAACTCGGGACGAGTCAGGAGGAACTCGGGACGAGTCAGGAGGAACTCGGGACGAGTCAGGAGGAACTCGGGACGagtcaggaggaagagcagcttcacAGACTTGAGTCTGATTCCACAGATGTTGTAGAGTTCATATTTACTGCTCCTCCCTGTGTGGAAAAGTACTCtgatcaggacagagagagagactctctaCCCACCAACACAACTGAACAGATCCAAACAGAACCTAATGGAGAGGACTACAGAGTATCAGAACCAACCAGTgactctctgctcctctctgcagTAAATCCAGACTGTTCTGCAGCTCACAGTGAAATCATTGTAAGTGTGGATGAGGATGAGAGCGAGGAGCCTGTGTTAAAGACCCTCAAATCAAGGAGGACACAGGCAGAGAAACGACAAAGCTCTCAAGTCTGCGCTGAGGCAAAGACAACCAGTGAGCTGAAAGAACCATTGAAGTCTCACACAAATAAGAAACCATTCAAATGTCCTGTGTGCAGTAAACGCTATAAGACACTAGGCGGTTTAAAAACGCACCAGAGAATTCACTCAACTGACAATAATCATCACTGCAAGAAATGTGGCCAATCATTTAACTTGTTGCAACAATGGAAGAAACATATGACGAATCACACAGAGGAGGAATCACCTACGTGTCATGTGTGCAGTAAAAGTTTTAAACTACCAAATCATCTGAAAACTCATATGAGATGCCACACTGTAGAGAAACCCAGTCAGTGTCCGACATGTGAAAAACACTTTAAATCAGGGAAAGAGCTAGAGATTCACCAGAGAATTCACACGGGAGAGAAACCATATCCATGTCCGACATGTGAAAAACACTTTAAATCAGCGAAAGACCTAAAGAAACATCAGAGAATTCACATTGAAGATCAACTATACCAGTGTCCAACATGTGAAAAACACTTTAAATCAAAGTACAACCTTAATCACCACAAGAAAATTCACACCGAAGAGAAATCGTATAGCTGCAATGATTGTGTCAAGTGCTACAGGACAAAGACTGGCTTAGAAGAGCACGTGAGgactcacacaggggagaaacctttTAAGTGTTCCGCGTGCGAAAAGTGCTTTACTTCAACAACCATTCTAAGACGCCACGAGAGAACTCACAGTGGAGAGAAACCCCACGGATGCACACAATGCAACAAACGCTTCCCTGTCAAGTCAGACCTGGTTAAACacatgagaacacacacaggggagaaacctttTAGCTGTAAAGAATGTGACAAATGTTTCAGTCATAACATTAGCCTGAGACTGCACATGAGAACTCACACAGGGGTGAAACCTTACAgctgcaaagaatgtggcaaatGTTTTTCTGTTAACAGTAACCTGAGAATGCACATGaaaattcacacaggagagaaatcgtTTTGTTGCCAGGAATGTGGTAAATGTTTCCGTCATAAAATTAGCCTGAGACTGCATATGATGACTCACAGTGGTGGAGAGAATTATCACGGATGTACTCAATGCAACAAACGGTTCCCCATCAAATCTCTCCTGGTTAAACACATGatgacacacacaggggagaaatctAATAgctgcaaagaatgtggcaaatGTTTCCTTCATAACATTAGCCTGAGACTGCACATGAGAatgcacacaggggagaaatcatATACCTGCAAAGCGTGTGGCAAATGTTTCCAAAACAAGATGGTTCTGACGAGGCATATGAGAACTCACAAAGGAGAGAATCCATATAAGTGTCCTCTTTGTGTCAGTTCCCTTATGTCATCAAATGAACTAAAACATATTTACTTGGGAGAGAAACCAGAGACCGACCAACCAGAGAATCCATCATGCCTCTGCAGCGATTGTGGCAAACGCTTCCCAACGATGAAAACCCTGAGAGACCACATGAGGACCACACATGAAGAAAGAAGGCATCCGTGCTCTGTTTGTGGAGATTTCTTTATGTCGTTGGGTTCTCTTAAAGTTCACCAGAAaattcacactggagagaaaccccaCCAGTGCTCTGTTTGTGGGAAATATTTTGCATTGTAGTGATGGGAAGTTTGGCTCTTTTTACAGACTCTGATCTTTGactcatttaaataaataaataaataactcctCTTTCGACTAATTTCTTTCGAGTCAGTAATGCCCAGAGCACGCAGGACCCCCTACCGGTGAATGATGAAATGATTCTACAAGCCTCTCGTTCACAATAAGGGGCTTATTGGTGTCGTCATTTGTAAAAGTGGCTTTAAGCAATGTATATTTGTGGTTGCCATACATACAGAGGATATTATTTATTGATACCTTGTGGAAGGAGGTCTAGGTACGGCCTGACTAGATTGCCAAGGCATTCCGTCGAGTCGTTACAGAGGCTTGACTGCTGTGAGGGTAATATGCACAATATAATTCACAAACTGCAGTACCCCCAAATCGATTTGCGttgggtggcctagtggttagagtgtaggggtggcaggtagtctagtggttagagtgtaggggcggcaggtagtctagtggttagagtgtaggggcggcaggtagactagtggttagagtgtagggcggcaggtagactagtggttagagtgtaggcgcggcaggtagcctagtggttagagtgtaggggcggccggtagtctagtggttagagtgtaggggcggcaggtagactagtggttagagtgtaggggtggcaggtagactagtggttagagtgtaggggcggcaggtagactagtggttagagtgtaggggcggcaggtagcctagtggttagagtgtaggggcggcaggtagcctagtggttagtgttggactagtaaccggaaggttgcaagatcgaatccttcgagctgacaaggtaaaaatctgtcgttctgcccctgaacaaggcagttaacccactgttccctggtaggccgttattgaaaataagaaattgttcttaactgatttaccGAGTTAAATACATAACTGTATTAACTGAACGCATGGTGCAAGAATTATCAGATCTAAACATGTACTTTTGTTCACTGCGCTCTATGCAGGCGTATCTTTTTCCTGCCTGGGTATATGACAGACAGCTGTAGGTCAGAGCACGTCTCTGGAGGAGGAGCGTGTGTCAATCCTATAGTAGGACTCAATGCGGCCAGCAGGTCAACCGAACAACTAAAATGAACGAGTCACTCAGAAAAACGAGTCCGTAAAATGAGTCGTTCACGAAGAAAGAATCGTTCGCAACCTGACAACACAATAGTGATGTGGATTTTTATCTAAAACTCCACCAAGGAGTTCACTCTGGAGAGAAACGTAGTCAGGTTATCTAAAACTCAACCAGGGAGTTCATTCTGGAGAGAAACGTAGTCAGGTTATCTAAAACTCCACCAGGGAGTTCACTCTGGAGAGAAACGTAGTCAGGTTATCTAAAACTCAACCAGGGAGTTCACTCGGGAGAGAACCCGTTCTGCTGCAACTGCTTTAAAAATGGACAGAACTTGTAGAACCTGGTAGAAAGTCAGTTGTTTTCATAGAGAGCAGTCAGTCGGTGTCTTGGCACCAAGAGTTCCTGTTCATCTATGATGAAGACAGTGACCTGAGTGGTATTATATCACAACCCTGTTCATCTATGATAGAATACAGTGGTATTATATCACAACCCTGTCCATCTATGATAGAATACAGTGGTATTATATCACAACCCTGTTCATCTATGATAGAATACAGTGGTATTATATCACAACCCTGTCCATCTATGACTTTTAGAAGACAGACTGCCCTTTTTTAAAGGCACGTTGTTCAACAGACTGCACTTGACTTTTAAAGGCACATTGTCGACAAGCAGAATGCACTTGACTTTTAAAGGCACATTGTCGACAAGCAGACTGCACTTGACTTTTAAAGGCACATTGTCGACAAGCAGAATGCACTTGACTTTTAAAGGCACATTGTCGACAAGCAGACTGCACTTGACTTTTAAAGGCACATTGTCGACAAGCAGAATGCACTTGACTTTTAAAGGCACATTGTCGACAAGCAGACTGCACTTGACTTTTAAAGGCACATTGTCGACAAGCAGACTGCACAGTTCTTTCAGGCACATTGTCGACAAGCAGACTGCACTTGACTTTTAAAGGCACATCTTGATGGGACAATCTCACTTTTAAAGGACACATTGTTTGTTTTGACTTTTAAAGGCACATTGTCGACAAGCAGACTGCACTTGACTTTTAAAGGCACATTGTCGACAAGCAGACTGCACTTGACTTTTAAAGGCACATTGTCGACAAGCAGACTGCACTTGACTTTTAAAGGCACATTGTCGACAACAGACTGCATTTGACTTTTAAAGGCACATTGTCGACAAGCAGACTGCACTTGACTTttaaaagcaatttttttgttgtGATTGTTTATGGAGATCGGATTCAAGTTAAATGTTGCGGATGTCAGCTAAAGGTGATTTTACAATCTGCAGTTCAATCAACAACAAAGAGGAAACccccactgttttggtaaacatCTGAGTGATGGGGCTGGAGGAATGGAACCACTCTGACATTAGACTTGTTACAATTCACAAACGGAGCTGTCAATGCTAGGACCGTCCATGAGATCAGAATGATAGTTTTAACGTCGGCCAAGAGTCAAGCCGATCAGGGATTTGGACAACGCAGCATTTTAAAGGTCATTTtccaattgagccgacatatgtgGCGTGTACAGTTAGTGTGGTCTCCGCGAACGAGAAAAAATTGCCATTGAAAGGGGCGATCGGATTGAATCTAGTTCCACGATTAGGAGTCTAGTAAAGGGTGTCCCCCCACTAGGAGTCTAGTAAAGGGTGTGGTCCCACTAGGAGTCTAGTAAAGGGTATCCCCCCCACTAGGAGTCTAGTAAAGGGTGTCCCCCCCACTAGGAGTCTAGTAAAGGTGTGGTCCCACTAGGAGTCTAGTAAAGGTGTGTCCCCCACTAGGAGTCTAGTAAAGGGTGTGGTCCCACTAGGAGTCTAGTAAAGGGTGTCCCCCCACTAGGAGTCTAGTAAAGGGTGTGGTCCCACTAGGAGTCTAGTAAAGGGTGTGGTCCCACTAGGAGTCTAGTAAAGGGTGTGGTCCCACTAGGAGTCTAGTAAAGGGTGTGGTCCCACTAGGAGTCTAGTAAAGGGTGTCGGTCCCACTAGGAGTCTAGTAAAGGGTGTGGTCCCACTAGGAGTCTAGTAAAGGGTGTCCCCCCCACTAGGAGTCTAGTAAAGAGTGTGGTCCCACTAGGAGTCTAGTAAAGGGTGTGGTCCCACTAGGAGTCTAGTAAAGGGTGTGGTCCCACTAGGAGTCTAGTAAAGAGTGTGGTCCCACTAGGAGTCTAGTAAAGGGTGTGGTCCCACTAGGAGTCTAGTAAAGGGTGTGGTCCCACTAGAAGTAGTGTACCATTTAGCTTGCTCCTGAAAAGATGATAATGACAGACAGTGATGTGAGCCTTGTCTACCACAGACTACCACATCAGAGTTTACActagtcactgtgtgtgtgtgtgtgtgtgcgtgcgtgcgtgcgtgtgtgcgcgcgcgtgcgctCAGACCTCTTGTTCCCCTAGTGAATGAGTTAGTGAGGCAGTGTCCGTCCCTCCTGTCGTCCGTCCCTCCTGTCGTCCGTCCCTCCTGTCGTCCGTCCCAATAAcatctcctgaagtgtgcacttatTCACTTCCCTTCTCCGGTTTGAAAGGAGACGACTGGTATCAGAAACATAGTGGAAACTCCCACTAGCCCATTTTGCCATTTAGATGTGTGGGAAGTAGTGaaggagtgtacacttcaggagggTAGGAGTATTTCtgcatgtgttctctctccctaaGACCAGTGACCGGTTGTGGCTCGGCCTCTTTGAAGTTAAAATCCTTTCATCTGTCCTGTGATCATAGTCTTAACTGACAGGTGTATAGGAGACACTGGTGAGAGCTCTTCAAAGGACCAACATGTCCGTCTACACAGTGGAATcacccattctgtgtgtgtgtgtgtgtgtgtgtgtgtgcctgccttgGTGCTCGTGTGAACATGTCAACTTGATGTCAGAACAAACCTGTTATCTTGAAACATTGTCTGGTTGGGTGAACGAGATGTAGAGACTCAACACGACATAAGAAAaggactaactgactggctgactgattaaaTAACTGACTCTCTGGCTGACTGATTAaataactgactggctgattaaataactgactggctgattgactgatTAAATAACTGACTTGCTGATTaaataactgactgactgactgattaaataactgactggctgatttaaataactgactgtctgactgattaaataactgactgactgattaaatcactgactgtgtgactgattTAATAACGGACTGGCTGATTaaataactgactgactgattaaataactggctgactgactgattaaataACGGACTGGCTGATTAaataactggctgactgactggctgattaaataactgactgactgactgattaaataactgactggctgattaaataactgactgtctgactgattaaataactgactgtctgactgattaAATAACTGTCTGACTGATTAaataactgactggctgattaaataactgactgactgatttaaataactgactgactgattaaataactgactggctggttaaataactgactggctgattaaataactgactggctgattaaaTGACTGACTGGCCGATTAaataactggctggctgactgattacataactgactgactgattaaataactgactgactgattaaattactggctggctgactgattacataactgactgactgattaaattactgactggctgattaaataactgacttactgactgattTAAATAACTGACTCACTGATTGGCTGCCTGACTGATTAAATAACTGActcactgattggctgactgactgattaaataACTGACTCACTGATTGGCTGCCTGACTGATTAAATAACTGACtcactgattggctggctgactgattaaataactgactggctgactgattacataactgactgactgattaaataactgactggctgactgattaaataactgactggctgactgattacataactgactgactgattaaataACTGActcactgattggctgactgactggctgactgactgaaatCAAGATGACAAACGGTCTTATTTCCTTAATTTATTTCAAAATGTAGACACAAACCACAAGTGAATCCAGAAGGCATCAACAACATCAGAAGTGTTTGTTTGTCACAGACAGAAGGTTGAGAATGAACTCCGGCCGCATTGTCAACAAGCTCACTGCACTTTAACTTTTACAGGTCAATTACGGTTGAGCCACAACATTCGTAGCGTTTACCGCAAATGCTTTCTCCGCAGACAGAATGCGTCTTTGATTGAATCCCAAACCTGAGGGCTCTAGTCAGTCTGAAGCCGAAGCCTTACAGATTGCTCAATAGAAACGTGAAAATCATTTCCTGATTGAGCGAACATGTGCAGAATTTACCGGGAATGCAGTCTCAGCTAACGAACATTGCTTTTACATTTCAATC is a window from the Oncorhynchus tshawytscha isolate Ot180627B unplaced genomic scaffold, Otsh_v2.0 Un_contig_10378_pilon_pilon, whole genome shotgun sequence genome containing:
- the LOC121843885 gene encoding oocyte zinc finger protein XlCOF6-like, translated to MSKPQLLTVFIAKRLISAAVNIFGIEERWIAQYQEPLAAVTVEIMAAVETTIEQELSSSKQEIERLRRLLLELGADPQQLTVPEEEVPPEQQHCEQEWSPSLGQQDTEATQIKEEQEELGTSQEELGTSQEELGTSQEELGTSQEELGTSQEELGTSQEEEQLHRLESDSTDVVEFIFTAPPCVEKYSDQDRERDSLPTNTTEQIQTEPNGEDYRVSEPTSDSLLLSAVNPDCSAAHSEIIVSVDEDESEEPVLKTLKSRRTQAEKRQSSQVCAEAKTTSELKEPLKSHTNKKPFKCPVCSKRYKTLGGLKTHQRIHSTDNNHHCKKCGQSFNLLQQWKKHMTNHTEEESPTCHVCSKSFKLPNHLKTHMRCHTVEKPSQCPTCEKHFKSGKELEIHQRIHTGEKPYPCPTCEKHFKSAKDLKKHQRIHIEDQLYQCPTCEKHFKSKYNLNHHKKIHTEEKSYSCNDCVKCYRTKTGLEEHVRTHTGEKPFKCSACEKCFTSTTILRRHERTHSGEKPHGCTQCNKRFPVKSDLVKHMRTHTGEKPFSCKECDKCFSHNISLRLHMRTHTGVKPYSCKECGKCFSVNSNLRMHMKIHTGEKSFCCQECGKCFRHKISLRLHMMTHSGGENYHGCTQCNKRFPIKSLLVKHMMTHTGEKSNSCKECGKCFLHNISLRLHMRMHTGEKSYTCKACGKCFQNKMVLTRHMRTHKGENPYKCPLCVSSLMSSNELKHIYLGEKPETDQPENPSCLCSDCGKRFPTMKTLRDHMRTTHEERRHPCSVCGDFFMSLGSLKVHQKIHTGEKPHQCSVCGKYFAL